In Theobroma cacao cultivar B97-61/B2 unplaced genomic scaffold, Criollo_cocoa_genome_V2, whole genome shotgun sequence, a single genomic region encodes these proteins:
- the LOC18589049 gene encoding ABC transporter G family member 37, protein MTNEPLDETTLIDHWCIVFYLFLGNEKTRIFSKKLQLLSDITGVVRPGVLTALMGPNGAGITTLLGVLAGRKTIGCIEGEIRVGGCPKVQETFAKISGFCEQTDIHSPQITVEESLIFSAWLRLPACIDSKMKTKSFRYIELHEVKDALVGIPGHSSLSTEQRKRLTIAVELVANPSIIFVDEPTSSLDASAAALAYNSFVARGLFWVSP, encoded by the exons ATGACTAATGAGCCATTGGATGAAACAACACTGATTGATCATTGGTGCATTGTTTTCTATTTGTTCTTAGGAAATGAGAAAACGAGGATATTCTCGAAGAAGCTTCAACTCCTTTCAGATATTACAGGAGTGGTTAGGCCTGGTGTTCTGACAGCACTGATGGGTCCTAATGGAGCAGGAATAACTACTCTTCTTGGTGTTCTTGCAGGAAGAAAAACTATAGGCTGCATAGAGGGGGAAATCAGAGTTGGTGGTTGCCCCAAGGTTCAAGAAACATTTGCAAAGATATCAGGCTTTTGTGAACAAACAGATATACATTCTCCACAAATCACAGTAGAAGaatctttgattttttctgCTTGGCTGCGTCTACCTGCTTGTATTGactcaaaaatgaaaact AAGTCATTTAGATACATTGAACTTCATGAAGTCAAGGATGCTTTAGTTGGCATACCTGGTCATAGTAGTCTATCAACTGAGCAGCGTAAAAGGCTTACAATAGCTGTAGAACTTGTTGCTAATCCTTCCATAATTTTCGTGGATGAACCTACCTCCAGTTTGGATGCAAGTGCTGCAGCATTGGCTTACAATAGCTTCGTTGCTAGAGGATTATTTTGGGTTTCGCCATGA
- the LOC18589050 gene encoding aspartic proteinase CDR1, translating into MAQIQSLFLAFTILSLSGPIILAVPSDPRRLVVNLIHQDTIHSPFHGKSEDLATRLERTLQIRRTLPTTDIQADLVPIQNLFFVNFSIGQPPVPQLALMDTGSSLLWLQCQPCHRCSYQNSPIYDSRSSSTYTMLPCSSKYCTYSQPLNCTSSIPCFYNQQYVKGVGSMGNLAQEQLSFRTFDDGLVVVHDVIFGCGFSNGDLQGNKQMNGVFGLGFEPVSLATRLAKFSYCIGNVIDPSYIHNKLFLGDGAGVEGDSTPLKAIDGQYHVLLEGISVGEKKLPIDPNVFEWKGVNTGVIIDSGSVSTWLVKEAYDAIVKEVKSLLDPWLTETFTQKDHVCYRGTINQDLEGFPTMTFLFVGGAELVLDTTSLFFQIKPDEFCLLVRQMIDSDQSVIGLMAQQNYNVAYDINGKKLSFQRIDCELLAD; encoded by the coding sequence ATGGCACAAATCCAGTCCCTCTTTTTAGCCTTCACAATTTTAAGCTTGAGTGGTCCAATCATACTAGCAGTACCATCTGATCCAAGAAGGTTGGTTGTTAATCTCATCCATCAAGACACCATTCACTCCCCTTTTCACGGTAAGAGTGAAGACTTAGCAACCCGTCTAGAACGCACCCTACAAATTAGGAGAACATTGCCAACCACTGATATCCAGGCTGACCTTGTTCCTATCCAAAACCTCTTTTTCGTAAATTTTTCTATAGGCCAGCCACCTGTTCCTCAATTAGCACTAATGGACACTGGGAGCAGCCTTCTATGGCTCCAATGTCAACCTTGTCATCGATGCTCCTATCAGAACAGTCCAATATATGATTCTAGGAGCTCCTCAACGTATACTATGTTGCCGTGCAGTTCCAAGTATTGTACCTATTCCCAACCTCTCAATTGCACCTCGTCCATTCCGTGTTTTTACAACCAGCAATATGTTAAAGGTGTTGGTTCAATGGGAAACCTTGCCCAAGAGCAGCTTAGTTTTAGAACATTTGATGATGGCTTGGTTGTCGTGCATGATGTCATATTTGGGTGCGGTTTCAGTAATGGAGACCTCCAAGGGAATAAGCAAATGAACGGAGTGTTTGGACTTGGCTTCGAACCCGTATCATTGGCTACTCGACTAGCTAAGTTTTCATATTGTATTGGCAATGTTATAGATCCTAGctatattcataataaattgTTTCTGGGTGATGGAGCTGGAGTCGAGGGAGATTCAACTCCTTTGAAAGCAATTGATGGCCAGTATCATGTTCTTCTCGAAGGCATTAGtgttggagagaaaaaacTTCCGATAGATCCTAATGTGTTCGAATGGAAAGGGGTGAACACCGGAGTGATCATTGACTCTGGTTCAGTTTCTACGTGGCTAGTTAAAGAAGCGTATGATGCAATTGTTAAGGAAGTCAAAAGTCTACTAGATCCTTGGTTGACTGAGACTTTTACGCAAAAAGATCATGTGTGTTACAGGGGAACAATAAATCAAGACCTCGAAGGATTTCCAACAATGACATTTCTCTTTGTTGGAGGAGCTGAATTGGTGCTGGACACGACAAGCCtgttttttcaaatcaaacctGATGAATTTTGCCTGCTTGTGCGGCAAATGATTGACAGTGATCAGTCTGTTATTGGCTTGATGGCACAACAAAATTACAATGTCGCTTATGACAttaatggaaagaaattgtcTTTCCAAAGAATAGATTGTGAACTCCTAGCTGATTGA